The Mesorhizobium sp. M3A.F.Ca.ET.080.04.2.1 genome contains the following window.
TTGCCTGCGGGAATTTTCGACGCGCGGTCTGTGACGAGGTCCATAAAACAAACCTCGCCCGTGGGCATAGCCGATGCAGGAATGCTTTGCCGCGAGGAGGTCGACCCGTGGCCTGCAGGGCTTCGCCTACCACCCTCGCCTGATCCTTCAGTCGATCGTAATCAAACATCAAGGCAACATCAGGCGCAAAGTGGTCATTCCTGAGCCGAGCACGACCGGTATAGGTCACGCCGGCCCCTTTCGTACGCCGTTGCCGCCGATCCCCGCACCCACCGTCGGAGAGGCTTTCGAGATCCAAGGGCTTACGCTACGTCTCACAGGTGACGTCAACAAGACGGATTGACCAGCGAGCCCAAAATCATTCCATCCATAACTCATGATATCTGACACCGCTCGGTTAATTCTTGAAGAAGTAAGCGTAATGTGTTGATATATAATGATTTGGTTGGTCCGGAGGGCAGTCGTTTGCGACGGAAAATCAATATGTCACCGGACGGGCTAATTCAATCCAATCGGTGTCAGCCGTCACCTGCCAAGAAAGCGGCACTGATTGCTTTGTCCTGGTATGAACGCGACTGGTTTGAGGCCGCTTGCTGCCTGTCCGGTCCTCGGGCAGAGGACTGAGTAAGCTGACACCGAGCAGGGGAGCCGATGCTATCCAAACCCACACGGCTCGGCCAGGGCGGCTGTTAAAGCTGCTTCAGCATCGTTGAGCGGCTGGGTTGGGCAGGCCCTCGAAGCGTATGCCGGGGTGCTGCTGCAGAATGGAAGTGCGTAGAGCAACAGGGGCGTCTGATAGCCGTTGGAGCTTAGATTGCGCGCCAAGCAGAGGCGCGCTGCGACGGCGAAACGTAGTGCTGGGCCGCTCGCGTCGGCCGACACCGAACAGCCCGCTCAGCCACGCCATCTGTTCGCGCTCCTGATAGCCCTGCCCGCCTTCATGGTTGTTGAAATGGTACTCTACGATGGTCTTTTCGCCATCGTAGGCATTGAATGCGCCATAAACGGTAGAGGGCGGGCAGACTTCGTCCATCAGGGCCACCGAAAAACAGCGCCGCTGCCTTGCACTGCCGGGCGAAGTTGACGCAGTCGAAATAGGAGAGCGTCTCAAAGACCTTCGCCTTCTTCTCGCGATACGACTGTTTCCATTGGTACACAAAATGTCTGGAAAGGACGCATGGGCGGAGAAATACTGCGGGCAAATTGCGGCTTCAGCGAAGACTTCACTTCCGAGGCGAGCAGAGCCCCACGTTCTTGCACAGATAGGGTGCGCCAGCTCTGCCACCGCCGGCGCGCGCGAGTCCGGGCTGGAACGTGGCGCGTAAGTCGCGCCTTTTCCCTGTCGACAGATCGAGCCCGGGATGACGTGACATCATATGTTTATCGAGGGAGCCGACGGTATCGTTGGCTTGTGTTCTACTCCCGGGGAAAGATGATTGTCTGCACCAGTCCACCCCCCTGCCTGTTCTCAAGCCTTATCGATCCGCCATAACGCTCGATGATCTCCTTGGCGATCGCCAGCCCCAGTCCGGCGCCGGGA
Protein-coding sequences here:
- a CDS encoding acetylxylan esterase — protein: MDEVCPPSTVYGAFNAYDGEKTIVEYHFNNHEGGQGYQEREQMAWLSGLFGVGRRERPSTTFRRRSAPLLGAQSKLQRLSDAPVALRTSILQQHPGIRFEGLPNPAAQRC